Proteins co-encoded in one Glandiceps talaboti chromosome 22, keGlaTala1.1, whole genome shotgun sequence genomic window:
- the LOC144451998 gene encoding rap guanine nucleotide exchange factor 2-like isoform X8 — translation MDFTIRRSSSLGQLAFLQPRMILPNTPKIIMKSFGKRTSGSGRRGSECLILEPSEMLVIDYPDVQLMRPGQRQSCTTMNLEKLLALEQEEVKIARTQSLGEDEQRRPIIRLERTQSLGDEKVPLELQTVQSLIKRAEQDHGLHIRVPSTPSISDKSSRPSSDSSSYSDLFQPIDSIDVDLTGLVESTVDSDEEDQDQESSESLSVRDIVRDCLEKDPIDRTEDDIEILLDFIRHLPAFANMTLAVRRALCAVMVFAVVDKAGTVVMKDGEELDSWSVILNGHVEINRPDNTLEHLHLGDSFGCAPSLTRQAHRGTMKTKVDDCQFVCIAQSDYYRILHQGEENTRKVEEEGEVVMVTEHRILDGGNRKGHIVIKGTADRLMQHLIEDHSSMDPTFVEDFLMTYRTFLKGSTEVTRNLLQWFRNSCIRDRVTRVVLLWVNNHYNDFESDPQMIEFLEQFEDMLEKQSMTGQLRLLHIACAAKAKQRTITLARSTRDSVLHFSVLGGRERGCGIFISKVEKGSRAQEVGLRRGDQILEVNGHNFERTSHAKALEVLRGTTHLSITVKTNMLAFKEMLNTPENPDRRMSRELARLQSNPRGRLSIPDIAATLTVPSSPTIKSKDKDKKGFATLGHKARIRRAMAKLSILPNKNMHGSDTTLNRTQDDCSMPGKRTSVSSLPSSLLSNSNPDLTAPQNYESLNGRPEFPDNVVKVYKADQTCKYFLVHKETTAREVVMLAMREFGLTDNHNFGKYSLCEVSVASEGVVKQRRLPDHLDNLADRINLNGRYYLKNNMTTEQLIPDEIAVELLKESQVIFLQLNSMEVAIHLTLRDFTIFQAIEQTEYVEDLWQIKSKYGTKKLKEFEELVDQEMFWVVTEICNEPNIVKRMRIVKQFIKIARHCKECKNFNSMFAILSGLGHGAVSRLRATWDKLPGKYTKMFSDLQDFMDPSRNMSKYRNLVNAENVHPPVIPFFPVVKKDLTFIHLGNDSIVDGLINFEKLRMIAKEVRYICRMGSSFFDPKSMFDSTTTLGAPSVALAVLGAVAAPAVAAQRKKAYSRRNSTLPNPKKIWEEAQMVRRVKEYIINTKVIKDEKDLMKLSMICEGAVTADKPPLSAANLSASSQRRNTLPNLAESTVSLTQTKSTSSTASTTSSTQSKRMTFPDEPKTRFEMRRQQLRRPPSLQRSQTDTSESGVGSAGSSIGSSDTHSADRIKAHLPGGSARSSYTSSYDTTSLDSAHSGASSYDSRSISSVGSASPPVKEHRHQLRARHLSPPPTFNRKPATNLAPRPAYHHGNKFPPPPPPLGNLPLPPDYQTATANLANSPYKPQHNQMKRPPKPPDYHVATSARSRKNITQCIGSTEENNQPQDYYDEDGEQVSVV, via the exons GTTCCACTGGAACTTCAAACCGTTCAGAGTCTTATCAAACGGGCGGAACAAGACCATGGACTACACATACGAGTACCAAGTACGCCGAGTATTAGCGATAAAAGTTCACGTCCCAGTAGCGATTCAAGCAGTTACTCGGATTTGTTCCAGCCAATCGACAGCATTGATGTAGATTTGACTGGGTTAGTAGAAAGTACTGTTGACTCTGATGAAGAAGATCAGGATCAAGAATCATCAGAG TCACTTTCAGTTCGAGACATCGTTCGAGATTGTTTAGAGAAAGATCCCATCGATAGAACTGAAGATGACATTG aaattctGCTTGACTTTATCCGTCATTTACCAGCATTTGCCAACATGACATTGGCAGTGCGGAGAGCACTGTGTGCTGTTATGGTGTTTGCTGTCGTAGACAAGGCTGGAACTGTTGTTATGAAGGACGGTGAAGAG CTTGACTCTTGGTCAGTGATATTAAATGGGCATGTGGAAATCAATAGGCCTGATAACACACTTGAGCATTTACATTTAGGAGATAG TTTTGGTTGTGCGCCCAGCTTAACGAGGCAAGCTCACCGAGGCACTATGAAAACCAAAGTCGATGACTGCCAGTTTGTGTGCATCGCACAAAGTGATTATTACAGAATCCTTCACCAAGGTGAAGAAAACACGAGGAAAGTCGAAGAAGAGGGAGAGGTCGTCATGGTTACTGAACATCGTATTCTTGATGGGGGTAACAGGAAAGGCCATATTGTTATTAAG GGAACGGCAGACAGACTTATGCAACACTTGATAGAAGATCATTCCAGTATGGATCCAACATTTGTGGAAGATTTCCTGATGACTTACAGAACATTCCTTAAAGGTTCCACAGAAGTTACCAGAAATTTATTACAATGGTTTAGAAATTCTTGCATTAGGGATAGG GTAACACGGGTGGTACTACTATGGGTCAATAATCATTATAATGACTTCGAAAGTGATCCACAAATGATAGAATTTTTAGAACAGTTTGAAGACATGCTGGAAAAACAG AGTATGACGGGACAACTCAGGTTGCTACATATAGCATGTGCTGCCAAAGCAAAACAAAGGACCATAACATTG gCACGGTCAACAAGAGATTCAGTACTTCATTTTTCAGTATTAGGTGGACGTGAAAGAGGCTGcggtatttttatttcaaaagtagaAAAGGGATCCAGAGCACAAGAAGTTGGTTTGAGAAGGGGAGACCAa ATTTTAGAAGTTAATGGCCATAATTTTGAAAGGACATCCCATGCTAAAGCATTAGAAGTGCTTCGAGGAACAACTCATCTATCAATTACAGTAAAAACTAACATGTTAG CCTTCAAAGAGATGCTTAATACACCTGAAAATCCAGATCGGAGAATGAGCCGAGAACTAGCACGTTTACAGTCGAACCCTAGAGGGCGCTTGTCCATTCCTGACATTGCTGCGACACTCACTGTCCCTTCATCGCCAACAATAAAGAGTAAAGACAAAGACAAGAAAGGGTTTGCTACTCTAGGACATAAAGCCAGGATACGAAGAGCGATGGCAAAACTGAGTATTCTACcaaataaaaacatgcatgGCAG tgATACAACACTTAACAGAACTCAGGATGATTGTAGCATGCCTGGCAAACGGACAAGTGTTTCCAGTTTACCCAGCAGTCTCTTGAGTAATAGTAACCCCGACCTGACAGCGCCACAAAATTATGAATCGTTGAACGGCCGTCCCGAGTTCCCAGACAATGTTGTCAAAGTGTATAAAGCCGATcaaacttgtaaatattttctTGTACATAAG GAGACAACAGCGAGAGAAGTAGTCATGTTAGCAATGAGAGAATTTGGGTTGACCGACAACCATAATTTTGGAAAATACTCACTGTGTGAGGTGTCCGTGGCTTCAGAAGGTGTAGTAAAACAGCGACGACTGCCAGACCATTTAGATAATCTTGCCGATAGGATAAACCTAAATGGACGATATTACCTGAAAAATAATATGACTACAGAGCAGCTGATACCAGATGAAATTGCTGTG GAACTTTTAAAAGAGAGTCAAGTTATTTTCCTTCAACTCAATAGCATGgaagttgcaatacatttaacaTTAAGAGATTTCACCATTTTCCAAGCCATTGAACAGACAGAGTACGTAGAGGATTTATGGCAGATCAAATCAAAGTATGGCACTAAGAAACTTAAAGAATTTGAAGAA CTTGTTGACCAAGAGATGTTTTGGGTGGTTACCGAAATCTGCAATGAACCAAATATAGTCAAGAGAATGAGAATTGTCAAACAATTCATTAAAATAGCAA GGCATTGTAAAGAATGCAAAAACTTTAACTCAATGTTTGCAATCCTGAGTGGGCTAGGCCATGGTGCTGTATCAAGATTGCGAGCGACTTGGGACAAACTACCGGGAAAGTACACCAAGATGTTTAGCGATCTTCAAGACTTCATGGACCCATCAAGAAATATGTCCAAGTATAGGAACTTAGTCAACGCAGAGAATGTACATCCACCTGTT atTCCATTTTTCCCAGTGGTTAAGAAAGACCTGACATTTATTCATCTTGGCAATGATTCTATTGTGGATGGCctcattaattttgaaaaacttcGGATGATAGCAAAAGAAGTTCGGTACATCTGTAGAATGGGATCATCGTTTTTT GATCCTAAAAGTATGTTTGATAGTACAACAACTCTCGGTGCACCAAGTGTAGCGTTGGCGGTTCTCGGTGCCGTAGCGGCACCAGCAGTGGCTGCGCAGAGGAAAAAGGCATACAGTCGAAGAAATTCAACGTTACCAAATCCTAAGAAAATATGGGAAGAG GCACAAATGGTCAGAAGGGTGAAGGAATACATTATTAACACCAAAGTAATTAAAGATGAAAAAGACCTGATGAAGCTGTCTATGAtctgtgagggcgctgtcacgGCAG ATAAACCACCTCTTAGTGCAGCAAATCTTTCGGCTTCTTCACAAAGAAGGAACACCCTGCCAAACTTGGCAGAAAGTACAGTATCTCTCACACAAACAAAATCTACAAGCTCAACTGCAAGCACCACATCAAGTACACAATCCAAGAGAATGACGTTTCCCGACGAACCTAAGACAAGATTTG AAATGAGACGGCAGCAGCTACGTAGGCCGCCCAGTTTACAGCGCTCGCAGACAGATACGAGTGAAAGCGGTGTTGGGAGTGCAGGCAGTAGTATAGGAAGTTCAGATACTCATTCAGCTGATAGAATCAAAGCACATCTCCCTGGAG GATCTGCCAGGTCGTCATATACTAGTTCATATGATACAACAAGTCTTGACTCAGCTCACAGTGGTGCTTCAAGTTATGATAGTCGCAGCATTTCGTCCGTCGGATCAGCATCGCCTCCAGTCAAAGAACATCGACACCAGTTGCGAG CCCGGCATTTATCACCCCCGCCAACTTTCAATCGTAAGCCAGCGACCAATCTTGCGCCAAGGCCAGcttatcaccatggaaacaagtttccccctcctcctcctcctcttggGAACCTTCCATTGCCCCCCGACTATCAAACCGCCACAGCCAATTTAG CAAACAGTCCATACAAACCTCAACACAATCAAATGAAGAGGCCACCCAAACCGCCAGACTATCACGTGGCTACTTCGGCCCGATCACGTAAGAATATCACACAATGTATAG GTTCTACTGAAGAAAATAATCAACCACAAGATTACTACGATGAAG ATGGAGAGCAGGTGTCGGTGGTATAA
- the LOC144451998 gene encoding rap guanine nucleotide exchange factor 2-like isoform X11 translates to MDFTIRRSSSLGQLAFLQPRMILPNTPKIIMKSFGKRTSGSGRRGSECLILEPSEMLVIDYPDVQLMRPGQRQSCTTMNLEKLLALEQEEVKIARTQSLGEDEQRRPIIRLERTQSLGDEKVPLELQTVQSLIKRAEQDHGLHIRVPSTPSISDKSSRPSSDSSSYSDLFQPIDSIDVDLTGLVESTVDSDEEDQDQESSESLSVRDIVRDCLEKDPIDRTEDDIEILLDFIRHLPAFANMTLAVRRALCAVMVFAVVDKAGTVVMKDGEELDSWSVILNGHVEINRPDNTLEHLHLGDSFGCAPSLTRQAHRGTMKTKVDDCQFVCIAQSDYYRILHQGEENTRKVEEEGEVVMVTEHRILDGGNRKGHIVIKGTADRLMQHLIEDHSSMDPTFVEDFLMTYRTFLKGSTEVTRNLLQWFRNSCIRDRVTRVVLLWVNNHYNDFESDPQMIEFLEQFEDMLEKQSMTGQLRLLHIACAAKAKQRTITLARSTRDSVLHFSVLGGRERGCGIFISKVEKGSRAQEVGLRRGDQILEVNGHNFERTSHAKALEVLRGTTHLSITVKTNMLAFKEMLNTPENPDRRMSRELARLQSNPRGRLSIPDIAATLTVPSSPTIKSKDKDKKGFATLGHKARIRRAMAKLSILPNKNMHGSDTTLNRTQDDCSMPGKRTSVSSLPSSLLSNSNPDLTAPQNYESLNGRPEFPDNVVKVYKADQTCKYFLVHKETTAREVVMLAMREFGLTDNHNFGKYSLCEVSVASEGVVKQRRLPDHLDNLADRINLNGRYYLKNNMTTEQLIPDEIAVELLKESQVIFLQLNSMEVAIHLTLRDFTIFQAIEQTEYVEDLWQIKSKYGTKKLKEFEELVDQEMFWVVTEICNEPNIVKRMRIVKQFIKIARHCKECKNFNSMFAILSGLGHGAVSRLRATWDKLPGKYTKMFSDLQDFMDPSRNMSKYRNLVNAENVHPPVIPFFPVVKKDLTFIHLGNDSIVDGLINFEKLRMIAKEVRYICRMGSSFFDPKSMFDSTTTLGAPSVALAVLGAVAAPAVAAQRKKAYSRRNSTLPNPKKIWEEAQMVRRVKEYIINTKVIKDEKDLMKLSMICEGAVTADKPPLSAANLSASSQRRNTLPNLAESTVSLTQTKSTSSTASTTSSTQSKRMTFPDEPKTRFGATSPKNLRKLLALSEEGQKRMKSKGTLNIFRPSKSANASPTSSPSNSPPEMRRQQLRRPPSLQRSQTDTSESGVGSAGSSIGSSDTHSADRIKAHLPGGSARSSYTSSYDTTSLDSAHSGASSYDSRSISSVGSASPPVKEHRHQLRGSTEENNQPQDYYDEDGEQVSVV, encoded by the exons GTTCCACTGGAACTTCAAACCGTTCAGAGTCTTATCAAACGGGCGGAACAAGACCATGGACTACACATACGAGTACCAAGTACGCCGAGTATTAGCGATAAAAGTTCACGTCCCAGTAGCGATTCAAGCAGTTACTCGGATTTGTTCCAGCCAATCGACAGCATTGATGTAGATTTGACTGGGTTAGTAGAAAGTACTGTTGACTCTGATGAAGAAGATCAGGATCAAGAATCATCAGAG TCACTTTCAGTTCGAGACATCGTTCGAGATTGTTTAGAGAAAGATCCCATCGATAGAACTGAAGATGACATTG aaattctGCTTGACTTTATCCGTCATTTACCAGCATTTGCCAACATGACATTGGCAGTGCGGAGAGCACTGTGTGCTGTTATGGTGTTTGCTGTCGTAGACAAGGCTGGAACTGTTGTTATGAAGGACGGTGAAGAG CTTGACTCTTGGTCAGTGATATTAAATGGGCATGTGGAAATCAATAGGCCTGATAACACACTTGAGCATTTACATTTAGGAGATAG TTTTGGTTGTGCGCCCAGCTTAACGAGGCAAGCTCACCGAGGCACTATGAAAACCAAAGTCGATGACTGCCAGTTTGTGTGCATCGCACAAAGTGATTATTACAGAATCCTTCACCAAGGTGAAGAAAACACGAGGAAAGTCGAAGAAGAGGGAGAGGTCGTCATGGTTACTGAACATCGTATTCTTGATGGGGGTAACAGGAAAGGCCATATTGTTATTAAG GGAACGGCAGACAGACTTATGCAACACTTGATAGAAGATCATTCCAGTATGGATCCAACATTTGTGGAAGATTTCCTGATGACTTACAGAACATTCCTTAAAGGTTCCACAGAAGTTACCAGAAATTTATTACAATGGTTTAGAAATTCTTGCATTAGGGATAGG GTAACACGGGTGGTACTACTATGGGTCAATAATCATTATAATGACTTCGAAAGTGATCCACAAATGATAGAATTTTTAGAACAGTTTGAAGACATGCTGGAAAAACAG AGTATGACGGGACAACTCAGGTTGCTACATATAGCATGTGCTGCCAAAGCAAAACAAAGGACCATAACATTG gCACGGTCAACAAGAGATTCAGTACTTCATTTTTCAGTATTAGGTGGACGTGAAAGAGGCTGcggtatttttatttcaaaagtagaAAAGGGATCCAGAGCACAAGAAGTTGGTTTGAGAAGGGGAGACCAa ATTTTAGAAGTTAATGGCCATAATTTTGAAAGGACATCCCATGCTAAAGCATTAGAAGTGCTTCGAGGAACAACTCATCTATCAATTACAGTAAAAACTAACATGTTAG CCTTCAAAGAGATGCTTAATACACCTGAAAATCCAGATCGGAGAATGAGCCGAGAACTAGCACGTTTACAGTCGAACCCTAGAGGGCGCTTGTCCATTCCTGACATTGCTGCGACACTCACTGTCCCTTCATCGCCAACAATAAAGAGTAAAGACAAAGACAAGAAAGGGTTTGCTACTCTAGGACATAAAGCCAGGATACGAAGAGCGATGGCAAAACTGAGTATTCTACcaaataaaaacatgcatgGCAG tgATACAACACTTAACAGAACTCAGGATGATTGTAGCATGCCTGGCAAACGGACAAGTGTTTCCAGTTTACCCAGCAGTCTCTTGAGTAATAGTAACCCCGACCTGACAGCGCCACAAAATTATGAATCGTTGAACGGCCGTCCCGAGTTCCCAGACAATGTTGTCAAAGTGTATAAAGCCGATcaaacttgtaaatattttctTGTACATAAG GAGACAACAGCGAGAGAAGTAGTCATGTTAGCAATGAGAGAATTTGGGTTGACCGACAACCATAATTTTGGAAAATACTCACTGTGTGAGGTGTCCGTGGCTTCAGAAGGTGTAGTAAAACAGCGACGACTGCCAGACCATTTAGATAATCTTGCCGATAGGATAAACCTAAATGGACGATATTACCTGAAAAATAATATGACTACAGAGCAGCTGATACCAGATGAAATTGCTGTG GAACTTTTAAAAGAGAGTCAAGTTATTTTCCTTCAACTCAATAGCATGgaagttgcaatacatttaacaTTAAGAGATTTCACCATTTTCCAAGCCATTGAACAGACAGAGTACGTAGAGGATTTATGGCAGATCAAATCAAAGTATGGCACTAAGAAACTTAAAGAATTTGAAGAA CTTGTTGACCAAGAGATGTTTTGGGTGGTTACCGAAATCTGCAATGAACCAAATATAGTCAAGAGAATGAGAATTGTCAAACAATTCATTAAAATAGCAA GGCATTGTAAAGAATGCAAAAACTTTAACTCAATGTTTGCAATCCTGAGTGGGCTAGGCCATGGTGCTGTATCAAGATTGCGAGCGACTTGGGACAAACTACCGGGAAAGTACACCAAGATGTTTAGCGATCTTCAAGACTTCATGGACCCATCAAGAAATATGTCCAAGTATAGGAACTTAGTCAACGCAGAGAATGTACATCCACCTGTT atTCCATTTTTCCCAGTGGTTAAGAAAGACCTGACATTTATTCATCTTGGCAATGATTCTATTGTGGATGGCctcattaattttgaaaaacttcGGATGATAGCAAAAGAAGTTCGGTACATCTGTAGAATGGGATCATCGTTTTTT GATCCTAAAAGTATGTTTGATAGTACAACAACTCTCGGTGCACCAAGTGTAGCGTTGGCGGTTCTCGGTGCCGTAGCGGCACCAGCAGTGGCTGCGCAGAGGAAAAAGGCATACAGTCGAAGAAATTCAACGTTACCAAATCCTAAGAAAATATGGGAAGAG GCACAAATGGTCAGAAGGGTGAAGGAATACATTATTAACACCAAAGTAATTAAAGATGAAAAAGACCTGATGAAGCTGTCTATGAtctgtgagggcgctgtcacgGCAG ATAAACCACCTCTTAGTGCAGCAAATCTTTCGGCTTCTTCACAAAGAAGGAACACCCTGCCAAACTTGGCAGAAAGTACAGTATCTCTCACACAAACAAAATCTACAAGCTCAACTGCAAGCACCACATCAAGTACACAATCCAAGAGAATGACGTTTCCCGACGAACCTAAGACAAGATTTG GGGCCACATCACCTAAAAATCTGAGAAAACTTCTCGCTCTGTCAGAAGAGGGACAAAAACGTATGAAAAGTAAAGGTACTTTGAACATATTCAGACCATCAAAAAGTGCTAATGCTTCGCcaacatcatcaccatcaaattCTCCACCAGAAATGAGACGGCAGCAGCTACGTAGGCCGCCCAGTTTACAGCGCTCGCAGACAGATACGAGTGAAAGCGGTGTTGGGAGTGCAGGCAGTAGTATAGGAAGTTCAGATACTCATTCAGCTGATAGAATCAAAGCACATCTCCCTGGAG GATCTGCCAGGTCGTCATATACTAGTTCATATGATACAACAAGTCTTGACTCAGCTCACAGTGGTGCTTCAAGTTATGATAGTCGCAGCATTTCGTCCGTCGGATCAGCATCGCCTCCAGTCAAAGAACATCGACACCAGTTGCGAG GTTCTACTGAAGAAAATAATCAACCACAAGATTACTACGATGAAG ATGGAGAGCAGGTGTCGGTGGTATAA